In the genome of Solibacillus silvestris, one region contains:
- a CDS encoding oligoendopeptidase F produces MSMLKRSDVPVEETWNLEDLFATEQAYTAAIEELGQLVEETAAELAGTITNVQGAIKAIEATEKIQEKMVVIGTYASLSHSVDQTSTENQMRAASFGSFAAKLATKLSFVKSDLLALDEAVLKEAQNTKPEYANFINKLLVQKPHQLHPEAEKALAAFGATFDAPYELYNTTKLVDMQFPNFEVDGESFPLSYNLFEGDWELETDTDKRRAAFEAFSKKLRDYQHTTAKTYNSHLTIEKTDADLRGYDNIFDSLLQSQQVDRSMYNRQIDLIMNELAPHMRRYAKLLQKTHQLDKMTFADLKISLDPSYEPKITVEESRQYMKDGLSIMGEHYTNMIDRSFDERWIDFAQNAGKSTGAFCSSPYGVHPYVLISWTSRMNEVFVLAHELGHAGHFYLANEEQNIFNARPSLYFIEAPSTMNEMLMANHLLKNSTDARFKRWVISTIISRTYYHNFVTHLLEAAYQRKVYEIIDAGGSVNAPKLNELKREVLEQFWGDTVEVTEGAELTWMRQPHYYMGLYPYTYSAGLTISTQVSQRILNGDEAAVEQWIDVLKAGGTKTPVELAQMAGVDITTEQPLRDTIAFIGDLITQLEQLTSELQTV; encoded by the coding sequence TGCGGCTGAACTCGCAGGGACAATTACAAATGTACAAGGTGCGATTAAGGCAATTGAGGCAACGGAAAAAATTCAGGAGAAGATGGTGGTCATTGGGACATATGCGAGTCTTTCACATAGTGTTGATCAGACGAGCACCGAAAATCAGATGCGTGCTGCTAGCTTCGGTTCTTTCGCTGCAAAACTTGCAACCAAGCTATCATTTGTAAAAAGTGATTTGCTAGCCTTGGACGAAGCCGTTTTAAAAGAAGCACAAAATACAAAACCGGAATACGCTAACTTTATTAATAAATTATTAGTACAAAAGCCGCATCAGTTACATCCTGAAGCGGAGAAAGCTCTAGCGGCATTCGGTGCAACATTTGACGCGCCATATGAGCTTTACAATACAACAAAATTAGTCGATATGCAGTTCCCGAATTTTGAAGTAGATGGTGAATCATTCCCGCTTAGCTACAACTTGTTTGAAGGCGATTGGGAGCTTGAAACAGACACGGATAAGCGTCGCGCTGCATTTGAAGCCTTTTCAAAAAAACTGCGTGACTATCAGCATACGACTGCCAAAACATATAATTCACACTTGACGATTGAAAAAACGGATGCAGACCTTCGTGGCTACGACAATATTTTTGATTCATTATTACAGTCACAGCAAGTGGACCGCTCGATGTATAACCGTCAAATCGATTTAATTATGAATGAGCTGGCACCACATATGCGTCGCTATGCGAAACTTCTGCAAAAAACACATCAGTTGGATAAAATGACATTTGCGGATCTTAAAATTTCATTGGACCCATCATATGAGCCGAAAATTACGGTGGAAGAATCTCGTCAATATATGAAAGACGGGTTATCTATTATGGGCGAGCATTATACGAATATGATCGATCGTTCTTTTGATGAGCGTTGGATCGATTTTGCACAAAATGCCGGAAAATCAACTGGTGCATTCTGTTCAAGCCCATATGGTGTACACCCGTATGTATTGATTTCTTGGACAAGCCGAATGAATGAAGTATTCGTTTTAGCCCATGAACTTGGTCATGCCGGTCATTTCTATTTGGCAAATGAAGAGCAAAACATTTTTAATGCAAGACCATCACTTTATTTCATTGAAGCTCCATCAACAATGAATGAAATGCTTATGGCAAACCACCTATTAAAAAATTCAACTGATGCGCGCTTTAAACGTTGGGTCATTTCAACAATTATTAGCCGTACGTACTACCATAATTTCGTGACACATTTACTTGAAGCAGCTTACCAACGCAAAGTATATGAAATTATCGATGCTGGAGGAAGCGTCAATGCACCTAAACTAAATGAATTAAAACGTGAGGTGCTTGAGCAGTTCTGGGGAGATACAGTTGAAGTAACTGAAGGCGCAGAATTGACATGGATGCGTCAGCCACATTACTATATGGGCTTATATCCATATACGTACTCTGCAGGTTTAACTATTTCAACTCAAGTTTCACAACGGATTTTAAACGGTGACGAAGCAGCTGTTGAACAGTGGATCGATGTATTAAAAGCAGGCGGCACGAAAACACCTGTTGAACTTGCACAAATGGCCGGTGTCGATATTACGACTGAACAGCCATTACGTGACACAATCGCATTTATCGGTGATTTAATTACGCAATTGGAGCAACTGACTTCTGAGCTTCAAACAGTTTAG